From Sphingobium sp. RAC03, a single genomic window includes:
- the cobS gene encoding cobaltochelatase subunit CobS, with product MNDISNVQPDTRAETLLDAPDRFVNARDMFGIDVDMQIPAFSQADERVPDLDPAYVFDPDTTLAILAGFAFNRRVMVQGYHGTGKSSHIEQVAARLKWPCIRINLDAHISRIDLVGRDAIVLKEGQQVTEFKEGLLPWALQRPVALVFDEYDAGRPDVMFVIQRVLETDGKMTLLDQNRVIRPNPYFRLFATANTVGLGDTTGLYHGTQQINQGQMDRWNLVVALNYLPAATEAQVVLAKSGEYDHEGGRKEVENMIKVAELTRQGFINGDISTVMSPRTVISWAQNALIFKNVGFAFRLSFLNKCDEAERALVAEYYQRVFGKDLPESVAGRAA from the coding sequence ATGAACGATATTTCCAACGTCCAGCCCGATACCCGCGCCGAAACGCTGCTGGATGCCCCCGATCGGTTTGTGAACGCGCGCGATATGTTCGGCATCGACGTCGACATGCAGATCCCGGCCTTTTCCCAGGCCGACGAGCGCGTGCCCGACCTCGACCCCGCTTATGTGTTCGATCCCGACACCACGCTGGCGATCCTGGCGGGCTTTGCGTTCAACCGCCGCGTCATGGTGCAGGGCTATCATGGCACCGGCAAGTCGAGCCATATCGAGCAGGTCGCCGCGCGCCTGAAATGGCCGTGCATCCGCATCAACCTCGACGCGCATATCAGCCGTATCGACTTGGTCGGCCGCGACGCCATCGTCCTGAAAGAAGGACAGCAGGTGACCGAGTTCAAGGAAGGACTGCTGCCCTGGGCCTTGCAGCGGCCGGTCGCCCTGGTGTTCGACGAATATGATGCGGGGCGTCCCGACGTGATGTTCGTGATCCAGCGCGTGCTGGAAACCGATGGCAAGATGACCTTGCTCGACCAGAATCGCGTGATCCGGCCCAACCCCTATTTCCGCCTGTTCGCGACCGCCAATACGGTGGGCCTGGGCGATACGACTGGCCTTTATCATGGCACGCAGCAGATCAACCAGGGGCAGATGGACCGCTGGAACCTGGTCGTAGCGCTCAACTATCTGCCCGCCGCGACCGAGGCGCAGGTGGTGTTGGCCAAGTCCGGCGAATATGATCATGAGGGCGGCCGCAAGGAAGTCGAGAATATGATCAAGGTCGCCGAACTGACGCGGCAGGGCTTCATCAACGGCGATATTTCGACCGTGATGTCGCCGCGCACGGTGATCAGCTGGGCGCAGAATGCGCTGATCTTCAAGAATGTCGGTTTCGCCTTCCGCCTGAGCTTCCTCAACAAATGCGATGAGGCGGAGCGGGCGCTGGTGGCGGAATATTATCAGCGCGTGTTCGGCAAGGATCTGCCCGAAAGCGTGGCGGGTCGGGCCGCCTGA
- a CDS encoding HepT-like ribonuclease domain-containing protein, with the protein MSSRRESQRLTDIIDNIDAIDLYLAEMAVEAFVADRKTIDASERCLERIIEATVKIGEARMQEIAPTIPARAVRGLGNMLRHAYDDINPTYIFTTIRRDLPPLRAACVAALKDLP; encoded by the coding sequence GTGTCTTCTAGGCGGGAGTCGCAAAGGCTGACCGACATCATCGACAATATCGATGCGATCGACCTGTATCTGGCCGAGATGGCGGTCGAGGCGTTCGTTGCGGATCGCAAAACGATCGACGCGAGCGAACGCTGTCTGGAACGGATCATCGAAGCGACCGTGAAGATCGGCGAGGCGCGGATGCAGGAGATTGCCCCTACCATTCCGGCGCGCGCCGTCCGTGGGCTGGGCAATATGCTGCGCCATGCCTATGACGACATCAATCCGACCTATATTTTCACGACGATCCGGCGAGACCTTCCGCCGCTTCGCGCAGCCTGCGTCGCGGCGCTCAAGGATCTGCCATGA
- a CDS encoding nucleotidyltransferase family protein, whose amino-acid sequence MDSSTAIARLKAHEAELRAMGVVSLSLFGSTARGEQRPDSDVDIAARLVDDGRIGLFELAGISERVRELLGVAVDFVSEPARKARFQAEIDRDRLRVF is encoded by the coding sequence ATGGACAGCAGCACCGCCATTGCCCGGTTGAAAGCCCATGAAGCCGAATTGCGCGCCATGGGCGTAGTGAGCCTGTCGCTGTTCGGATCGACGGCGCGGGGCGAGCAGCGGCCGGATTCGGACGTCGATATTGCCGCGCGACTGGTGGATGACGGGCGGATCGGCCTGTTCGAATTGGCCGGGATCAGCGAGCGGGTCCGCGAACTGCTGGGTGTAGCCGTCGATTTTGTGAGCGAGCCTGCGCGTAAGGCGCGGTTTCAGGCCGAGATCGACCGGGATCGCCTTCGTGTCTTCTAG
- a CDS encoding OsmC family protein, which produces MIVVERIAPDGTAHKISIRGHEIVADMAAPDGGDEGPDPHDLYDAALGTCKAMTMLWYAQRNAIPVEGIHVGVIRDASEERKGLYKLTTRIALTGPMTDEQHEKLIAVAAKCPIHKLMSDVETQIETIAVPRTGDPEG; this is translated from the coding sequence ATGATCGTCGTCGAGCGGATCGCGCCGGACGGGACCGCGCACAAGATCAGCATCAGGGGGCATGAGATCGTCGCCGACATGGCCGCGCCCGATGGCGGGGATGAAGGCCCGGACCCGCATGACCTCTATGATGCGGCGCTCGGCACCTGCAAGGCGATGACGATGCTATGGTATGCGCAGCGCAATGCCATTCCGGTCGAGGGCATCCATGTCGGCGTGATCCGCGATGCGAGTGAAGAGCGCAAGGGCCTCTACAAGCTGACCACGCGCATCGCCCTGACTGGGCCGATGACCGACGAGCAGCATGAAAAGCTGATCGCGGTCGCGGCGAAATGCCCGATCCACAAGTTGATGAGCGACGTCGAAACGCAGATCGAGACGATCGCCGTGCCGCGCACCGGCGACCCGGAAGGCTGA